The Chroicocephalus ridibundus chromosome 3, bChrRid1.1, whole genome shotgun sequence genome has a segment encoding these proteins:
- the LOC134512486 gene encoding serine/threonine-protein kinase PDIK1L-like yields MATEAKYSIVREVGRGSYGVVYEAIVNQTRSKVAVKRMHCNVPENVELALQEFWALQSIQRQHENVIQLEECILQNGQVFQPISHRYRKSDNHLLLIETCLKGRRCMDPKSACFLWFVMEFCDGGNMNEYLLSRSPDAQLNNSFMRQLSSAVAFLHRNQIVHRDLKSDNILISHRRGSPIVKVADFGLSKVCQGKGNVNQHRFSSACGSNFYMAPEVWEGHYTAKADIFALGIIFWAMVERITFRDRDTEKELLGTYICQGKELIPLGEALLENPNMKLKIPLKNKRSMPDDLCKLLHDMLAFNPKERLDAFQLEVRIRQISYGKKRQRSVS; encoded by the exons ATGGCTACAGAAGCCAAGTACAGCATCGTTCGAGAAGTGGGCCGAGGGAGCTATGGGGTTGTTTATGAGGCCATCGTTAATCAAACTAGAAGCAAAGTAGCTGTAAAAAGGATGCACTGTAACGTGCCCGAAAACGTAGAACTGGCTCTGCAAGAGTTCTGGGCCCTGCAGAGCATCCAGAGGCAACACGAAAACGTGATCCAGTTGGAGGAATGTATCCTGCAGAATGGCCAAGTCTTTCAGCCAATTAGTCATCGATACAGAAAATCAGACAACCATTTGCTGCTAATTGAGACCTGCCTGAAAGGGCGGAGGTGCATGGATCCCAAATCGGCCTGCTTCCTGTGGTTTGTGATGGAGTTCTGTGACGGTGGCAACATGAACGAATACCTGCTGTCTCGCAGCCCGGATGCTCAGCTGAATAACAGCTTCATGCGGCAGCTCAGCAGTGCCGTGGCTTTCCTGCACAGAAACCAGATAGTGCACCGAGACCTGAAATCCGACAACATTTTGATTTCTCATAGACGTGGAAGTCCCATAGTAAAG GTAGCAGATTTTGGCCTCAGCAAGGTGTGTCAGGGGAAAGGGAACGTGAACCAGCATCGCTTCTCCTCTGCATGTGGGTCCAACTTCTACATGGCTCCAGAAGTATGGGAAGGTCACTACACTGCGAAGGCTGACATATTTGCCCTTGGCATCATTTTCTGGGCTATGGTGGAGAGGATCACCTTCCGAGACAGGGATACTGAGAAGGAATTGCTCG GAACTTACATCTGCCAAGGCAAGGAGCTTATTCCCCTCGGAGAAGCATTGCTGGAGAATCCcaacatgaaattaaaaatcCCCCTGAAGAACAAGAGGTCCATGCCAGATGATCTCTGCAAGCTCTTGCATGATATGCTGGCTTTTAACCCAAAGGAAAGACTGGATGCCTTCCAACTGGAAGTCCGAATCAGGCAAATCTCCTACGGCAAAAAGCGTCAACGCTCCGTCTCATAG